The Streptomyces sp. NBC_01275 genome has a segment encoding these proteins:
- a CDS encoding aldose 1-epimerase, whose protein sequence is MSDEDFTLTAGDAEATVRPGNGGRVGGLRVGGLELLRQGERFGCFPMVPWCGRIREGRFLDGGTLRQMPLNAAPHAIHGTVRDGGWKVARRTAAEAVLTYDLVEPWPHPGRVTQVVTLTEDALTLTMGVETHDSSFPAQIGWHPWFNRNLGDQDVQVSFAPAWQEERGEDHLPTGERVEPKPGPWDDCFGMPDGVAVGLTWPGQLRLDVTSPERWVVVYDEQEAAVCVEPQTGPPNGLNTLPRLVTPLEPLEATTTWSWTRL, encoded by the coding sequence GTGAGTGACGAAGACTTCACGCTGACCGCGGGCGACGCGGAGGCGACCGTACGGCCGGGCAACGGCGGCCGGGTCGGAGGACTGCGCGTCGGCGGCCTCGAACTGCTGCGCCAAGGCGAGCGGTTCGGCTGCTTCCCGATGGTCCCCTGGTGCGGCCGGATCCGCGAGGGCCGCTTCCTGGACGGCGGGACCCTCCGTCAGATGCCGCTCAACGCCGCCCCGCACGCCATTCACGGCACCGTCCGCGACGGCGGCTGGAAGGTCGCGCGCCGCACGGCGGCCGAGGCGGTTCTGACGTACGACCTGGTGGAGCCGTGGCCCCACCCCGGGCGGGTCACGCAGGTGGTGACCCTGACCGAGGACGCCCTCACGCTCACCATGGGCGTGGAGACGCACGACTCGTCCTTCCCGGCGCAGATCGGCTGGCACCCCTGGTTCAACCGGAACCTGGGCGACCAGGACGTGCAGGTGTCCTTCGCCCCGGCCTGGCAGGAGGAGCGCGGGGAGGACCATCTGCCCACCGGTGAGCGCGTCGAGCCGAAGCCGGGCCCCTGGGACGACTGCTTCGGCATGCCCGACGGCGTCGCCGTAGGCCTCACCTGGCCGGGGCAGCTCCGGCTCGACGTGACCAGCCCCGAGCGGTGGGTCGTGGTCTACGACGAGCAGGAGGCGGCCGTGTGCGTGGAACCGCAGACCGGTCCGCCCAACGGCCTCAACACCCTCCCGCGCCTGGTCACGCCCCTGGAGCCGCTCGAGGCCACGACCACCTGGTCCTGGACGCGCCTCTAA
- the pyrE gene encoding orotate phosphoribosyltransferase, with translation MTDVDVDAVDVRGALLQQIKDKAVVHGKVTLSSGLEADYYVDLRRVTLDGTAAPLVGQVLLDLTEGLEFDAVGGLTMGADPVAGAMLHAAAARGRKLDAFVVRKAAKAHGLQRRVEGPDIAGRRVLVVEDTSTTGGSPLAAVEAVREAGAEVVAVATIVDRATGADQKIREGAGVPYLFAFSKDELGLD, from the coding sequence ATGACGGACGTGGATGTGGATGCAGTGGACGTACGCGGCGCGCTGTTGCAGCAGATCAAGGACAAGGCCGTGGTGCACGGCAAGGTGACCCTGTCGTCGGGGCTGGAGGCGGACTACTACGTCGACCTCCGCCGCGTCACCCTCGACGGGACGGCCGCCCCCCTGGTCGGGCAGGTGCTGCTGGACCTGACCGAGGGACTGGAGTTCGACGCGGTGGGCGGCCTGACCATGGGCGCCGACCCCGTCGCCGGCGCCATGCTGCACGCGGCCGCCGCGCGCGGCAGGAAGCTGGACGCCTTCGTCGTCCGCAAGGCGGCCAAGGCGCACGGGCTGCAGCGGCGGGTCGAGGGGCCGGACATCGCGGGCCGCCGGGTCCTGGTCGTCGAGGACACCTCCACCACCGGCGGCTCCCCGCTCGCCGCCGTGGAGGCCGTGCGGGAGGCGGGCGCCGAGGTGGTGGCCGTGGCGACCATCGTGGACCGGGCCACCGGCGCCGACCAGAAGATCCGCGAGGGCGCCGGGGTGCCGTACCTCTTCGCGTTCTCGAAGGACGAGCTGGGCCTCGACTGA
- the fbaA gene encoding class II fructose-bisphosphate aldolase, which translates to MPIATPEVYNEMLDRAKAGKFAYPAINVTSTQTLHAALRGFAEAESDGIIQISTGGAEFLGGQYSKDMVTGSVALAEFAHIVAEKYPVTVALHTDHCPKDKLDGYVRPLLAVSEERVARGENPLFQSHMWDGSAETLADNLAIAQELLERARAAKIILEVEITPTGGEEDGVSHEINDSLYTTVDDAFRTVEALGLGEKGRYLLAASFGNVHGVYKPGNVVLRPELLKELNEGVAAKYGKPAGSQPFDFVFHGGSGSSPEEIATALENGVVKMNIDTDTQYAFTRPVADHMFKNYDGVLKVDGEVGSKSTYDPRTWGKLAEASMAARVTEATQHLRSAGTKIK; encoded by the coding sequence ATGCCCATCGCAACCCCCGAGGTCTACAACGAGATGCTCGACCGGGCGAAGGCAGGCAAGTTCGCCTACCCGGCCATCAACGTCACCTCGACCCAGACCCTGCACGCGGCTCTGCGCGGCTTCGCGGAGGCGGAGAGCGACGGCATCATCCAGATCTCGACCGGCGGCGCCGAGTTCCTGGGCGGCCAGTACAGCAAGGACATGGTGACGGGCTCCGTCGCCCTGGCCGAGTTCGCGCACATCGTCGCCGAGAAGTACCCGGTCACCGTCGCCCTGCACACGGACCACTGCCCCAAGGACAAGCTCGACGGGTACGTCCGTCCGCTGCTCGCGGTCTCCGAGGAGCGCGTGGCGCGCGGCGAGAACCCGCTGTTCCAGTCGCACATGTGGGACGGCTCCGCCGAGACCCTCGCCGACAACCTCGCCATCGCGCAGGAGCTCCTGGAGCGCGCCCGCGCCGCCAAGATCATCCTCGAGGTCGAGATCACCCCGACCGGCGGCGAGGAGGACGGCGTCTCGCACGAGATCAACGACTCCCTGTACACGACCGTCGACGACGCCTTCCGTACGGTCGAGGCGCTCGGCCTGGGCGAGAAGGGCCGCTACCTGCTGGCCGCGTCCTTCGGCAACGTCCACGGCGTGTACAAGCCGGGCAACGTCGTGCTCCGCCCCGAGCTGCTCAAGGAGCTCAACGAGGGCGTCGCCGCGAAGTACGGCAAGCCGGCCGGCTCGCAGCCGTTCGACTTCGTCTTCCACGGCGGCTCCGGCTCCTCCCCGGAGGAGATCGCGACGGCGCTGGAGAACGGCGTCGTCAAGATGAACATCGACACGGACACGCAGTACGCCTTCACGCGTCCCGTCGCCGACCACATGTTCAAGAACTACGACGGCGTCCTGAAGGTCGACGGCGAGGTCGGCTCCAAGTCGACCTACGACCCGCGCACCTGGGGCAAGCTGGCCGAGGCGAGCATGGCCGCGCGCGTCACCGAGGCCACGCAGCACCTGCGCTCGGCGGGTACGAAGATCAAGTAA